TGCGATAATTCTCGAATCAGCGGCGAGGATAGCGACAAAGCGCCTCGAGGGGACGCGTTTCCATGACGGGGTCTATTTAGCGCTCATAGAGTGCTTGACCAACGCAATGGAACACGGGAATCTCGAAATTGGGCAGGAGGAGAAAATCGATGCGATAAGCGCTGGTGCCCTTGACGAGCTCAAGCGCTCCCGCCTAGCCGACCCGGTGCTGGGCAATCGCGAAGTATTCCTAACAATGAAGGCCACGGATGATTCCCTGCGTTTCACCGTTCGTGACGAGGGCAAGGGTTTCGATTACCGCAACTTGCCAGACCCCACAGAAGCCGAGAACCTTTTCAACGCTAGCGGACGCGGCGTGTTGCTCGTGCAGTGCTATATGGACGAGGTCTCGTGGAATCATGCCGGCAACGAGATAACGATATTAAAAAGTCTGAACAAGCTCCACTCGACATAGGCTGGTTGCCATTGCTGAATCTGTGTTCATCACCACACACCCCATTATGAACTCTCCCTCCCCGGCTCGCTCATGAATCCTCCCAGCAGGCGGCCGGTCGATGTCGGGTTGGAGTCTTTGGTTGCGCAGCCCACACTGCTTCTGCACAAACGGGTTGGCCTCGTCTGCAATCAGGCGTCAGTAACGGGGGAACTCGTCCACTGCATCGACGCATTGCGCGAAAGCGGCTGCGACCTCAGGCTCGTCTTTGCCCCGGAGCACGGCATACACGGGGACGTCCAGGCTCAAGACCAGGTCAATGAGAGCCACCAAACACACGCCAGCCGAAAAGTGCGGAGCCTGTATGGACCACATCTCTCACCAGACGCCCAAAGCCTTGATGCGATCGACGCGCTCGTCTTTGACCTTCAGGATGTCGGAGCCCGTTACTACACGTACGTATGGACGATGCTCCTCAGCATGCGTGCGTGCGCCAAAGCTCGCATCGCGATGATTGTCCTTGATAGACCCAACCCGATAGGCGGCGTGGCCCTCGAGGGCAATCTGCTGGACCCACGTTTCGCATCATTCGTGGGAATGCACGCCATTCCCGCCCGGCACGGGATGACTGTCGCGGAGCTCGCCATGCTCTTCAACTCCCAGCTCGATATCGGATGCGACCTTCGTCCCATCAAAATGCAGGGCTGGCAACGAGACATGTTCTTCGACCAGACCGGCCTGCCGTGGGTTCTGCCTTCTCCAAACATGCCGACGCTTGACACCGCCATAGTCTATCCGGGGATGTGCCTTTTGGAAGGAACCAACATCTCCGAAGGCCGGGGAACGACAAAGCCCTTCGAGCTCTTTGGAGCAACATTCATTGACGCTTCTGCTCTTCTGCAACGGCTCGACGCGATGTCCCTTACGGGCGTCCGATTCCGGGCGTGCTCCTTCAGACCAACCTTCGACAAATTCGCCGGCCAGCTCTGTCACGGTGCTCAGATACATGTCCTCAATAGGCACACCTTCAAGCCATATCTAACTGGACTGGCGGTGATCGCCACGATTAGAGAACTCTCCCCGACCGCCTTCGCTTGGCGAAAGCCGCCTTACGAGTTTGAGACAAGGCGCCTTCCTTTCGATATGCTCACCGGAACCGACTCTATCCGCCTCGCAATCGAGGCGGGCGCTGCGCCTCAAGAGATTGAGGCTGGCTGGCAAGCCGAGTTGGACGGCTTCCGCCAGGTCAGGAGAGAGTTTCTTCTTTATTGACTCAGCCATCAGAGACCATGACGCACAATTCGCAGAACTTCACGGACACCGCTCGCGAACCCACAACTAATCGACCTTCAGTATCTCCATAAACGCTTCCTGGGGGATGGCCACGGAGCCAAGCTGCTTCATCTTCCGCTTTCCCTCCTTCTGCTTCTCCAGCAGCTTGCGCTTGCGGGTAATGTCCCCGCCATAGCACTTCGCGGTTACGTTCTTCCTAAGAGGCGCAACGCGCTCTCTGGAGATGATCTTACTCCCAATCGCGGCCTGGATAACGACCTCGAACAGCTGCCGTGGAATCTGCTTCCTTATGCGCCGGACGAGCTCGACGCCCCGACGATAGGAGTTCCGCTTGTGTGTCATGAATGACAGCGCGTCAACTGGCAGAGCGTTGATCAGGATATCGACCTTGACGATGTCTGACGCTCTGCGCGAGATGTGCTCGTAGTCGTAGGATGCGTAGCCCTTCGAGACGGACTTGAGCTTGTCATAAAAGTCGAAGAGCGTCTCGTTGAATGGAAGCTCGTAAACCAACATCACCTTGCCCGCTCCGACATATTCCATCGATTTCTGCGTGCCTCGCCTATCGGTCAAAAGCTTCAGGATGCCGCCGATGAACTCATCTGGGACGATGATGGTGCAGCGGACGAACGGTTCGTTGATATGATCGATCTTCTGCGTGGGCGGCATGGCATTTGGACTGTCCACCAAGATGCTAGTGCCGTCTCCCAAAACAGCCTCGTAAACAACGTTTGGGGCCGTCGAAAGCAGCTGGAGGCCAAACTCTCGCTCCAGCCTCTCGCGCACTATCTCCATGTGAAGAGTGCCCAAGAAGCCGCAGCGGAACCCAAGTCCTAGCGCGGTTGAGCTCTCCGGCTCGTAGCTGAACGCCGGATCGTTCAGCGAGAGCTTCTCCAACGCCACCTGTAGGTTCTCAAACTGCTGGGTCGAGAGCGGGAAAAGTCCAGAAAAAACAACCTGCTTCACGGGAACGTAGCCCGGCAGCGGCTTGGATGCCGGCCTTGCCGCCAAGGTGATCGTGTCGCCCAAGACACTGTCGCCCACTTCCTTGATGTTGGCCAAGACGAATCCGACATCTCCGGCACGAAGCGTCTCCGCTGTCGTTGCTTTCGGCGAGAACCAGCCCAGCTGCTGGACCTCGAACGTATTGCCAGTTGACATGAAGCTGATTCTCTGGCCGACCGAGACCGCACCGTCCACAACCCTTATGATAGCCACCACACCGTGATACTGCTCGTAGAAAGAATCGAACACGAGCGCCCTGAATGGCGCCTCGAGCTCCCCTTTCGGAGGTGGGATGTGCTTGATTATTGCCTCAAACAAGGCCTCCACGCCCTCGCCAGTCTTGGCGCTCACGGGCACGCAGAGCCCTGGCTCAAGGCCAAGAACGTCTGCGATCTGCCGCCTTGTCTCCTCAACATCAGCACTTGGCAGGTCGATCTTGTTGATCACGGGAATTATCTGCAAGTCATTCTCAAGCGCTAGATACAGGTTCGCAACCGTCTGCGCCTCAACACCCTGGGCGGCATCGACGACCAGTATCGCCCCGTCGCAAGCAGCGAGGCTGCGTGAGACCTCGTATGTGAAGTCAACGTGCCCAGGCGTGTCAATAAGGTTGAAAACGTAGTCCAGCCCAGAGCAAGACTTGTAGTTCAGCCGAACCGTCTGAGCCTTGATCGTGATGCCTCGCTCCCGCTCCAAATCCATGGAGTCAAGCACCTGCGCGGCCATCTCGCGCGCAGGAAGCGCCCCTGTCAGCTCGATGAACCTGTCCGAAAGCGTGGATTTGCCGTGATCGATATGTGCGATTATCGAGAAGTTGCGGATTCTGTCTCTCTCATAAGCGCCCGCAGCCGGTAGGCAAGAACGCTTCGGCTGAGGCTCAACCATTCAGGCAGTCCATTGCATACCGGGCCGCGCCCATGCTTCCGGCCTTGTCGCCAAGTGCAGACCGTCCGACGGAGATTCTGCCTGCCCGAGCACATATAGAGCGCCGGTTAGCCTCATCTTGTGCTGCACTTGAAATGTCGAATCTCATGTTCACCATACGTCCACCTAAGAGCACCGTCCGAATCCCCACGAGGTCCGCAAGCGCCGCGATCGCTATGCCTAGATACCTGGCGGCATCTGACAGGAGCCTAATTGCCACGGCATCGCCGCGCGACGCGGCCAGATCGATGAGCTGCGGCGTTAGGCCCTCGCCATCGTCAGTCATGTCCCACATAATCGACTTGTCCCCACTGGCCTTGAACGACAAGGCCCTCGCAAGCAGCCCGCCCGCCGAGCAATACGCCTCGAGGCATCCCCTATCACCACAGGCGCACGGCGCACCATCGGGCTGAACAACCAAATGCCCCATCTCCGCAGCAAATCCCGTGCCGCCCCAAAACGGCAAACCGCCCACTATCAGGCCCGAACCGAGGCCAGTTCCGAGCGTAAGAAGGGCGAAATCCTCCAATTCCCTCCCGGCGCCGAGCCATTTCTCACCTATCGCTGCAACATTCACGTCGTTGGCCAGAAACACGCTAAGACCGAGCCGCTCTCTCAGAATCCCGGCGAGGGCCACGTCGCGAAACATCGGCAGATTCGGCGAATAGCAGACTACGCCGTGCTCGAAGTCAATCAGTCCCGGGAAGCCAACCCCGGCGGCCTCCACCGGCGCGGCCGCATCCGAACGCAGCTTCCTCGCCATCTCGACAATGGCAGAAACAAGCGAATCAACTGAATCGCGAGGCGTTTTGCCCTCAATGAAGGACAGGACCTCGCCCCGGTCATCCGCCGCTACCCCACGGACGTTCGTCCCGCCCACGTCGATGCCAAGAACCCGCATCACTGGCACGCGGCAGCTATTTTATGAATATCCAGATGAGTACGTAGAATATCGCCGAAAGCGTTACCGCAATCAGGAGCGTAACCTTGTGGTATTCCCAGCCGTAGCTCTCCTCCTCCGGCTCCCTTTGGTCAACCTGCTCCTCCGGCTCGGCCACAACCTCACGCGTTTTTCTAGTCTTTTTAGCCAATCCTTACCCCTTCTCCACTAGGCAACCTATGCCTCTAAACTCTTCGCCAACTCTATGATCCTGCTACTCGAAACATCATCAACTAGCTCGATACGCTCCACGCGTCCACCGTGCGCCTCAACTACATCTCGGCCGACTATCTGCTCAAGACGCCAGTCTGCTCCCTTCACCAAAATATCGGGCAGCAATGAAGAGATCACCCGCAACGGGTCATCGTCGTCGAAAACGAAAACATAATCGACAAACCAGAAGCCAGCAAGAAGCTCTACCCGCTCATTCTCCCGCACTACCGGGCGACCGGCGCCCTTAATGCGCCTCACCGAATCGTCGGAATTGACGCCTACGACGAGCACATCCCCAAGAGCTCTCGCAGCCGCCAGATATCGAACGTGCCCGTTGTGCAGAAGGTCGAAACAGCCATTCGTAAAAACAACTGTCCTGCCCTTCCGCCTCAGCCTCGCGACCTGCGGCAGCATCTGTTCAAACGTCTTGATCTTCGCACAAGTTCCACCCATCACGTAGTCCTCCGCACACCACGAGCGAAAGCAACACGCTCAGCCAGAGTTTGCGTCAAGCCACTCCCGCAGACGGCCCAGAATCGCGAGGTCGCGCGCGACAGCGCTCGCCATCGCCGCCTCGCGTTCAGCCTTCTTTCTGGCTTCGCGTTCAGCTTTCTCTCTAGCGAGTCGTTCAATCTTCTCCCTCGCCTGCTGCTCCTCGCGCTCTTTGGACTCCCGCTCAGCCCGCTCCTTAGCTTCGCGTTCAGCTTTCTCTCTAGCGAGTCGTTCAATCTTCTCCCTCGCCTGCTGCTCCTCGCGCTCTTTGGACTCCCGTTCGGCTCGCTCCTTAGCTTCCCGCTCAGCTTTCTCCTGTGCCTCACGTTGGGCCTTCTGCTCAGCGGGGAAGAAAGTCTCCGCCTTGCCCGCCTCCGTCTTCTCCAGAGAAGACTGAGCTAGGGCGCGGATTTCTCTGCACTCCTCGCAGCTAGGGTCCACGCTCAGAATCCGATCTACTATTCTGATCGCCTCTGGGAAGTGCCCCTGGTCCATGTAGAGCCTGGCAAGGCTTATGGTCGGCAAACCAACGAAACTGCTGTCGCCCCGAGGAGCCTCCTTCTTCTTGCCCGTGCTCACGAGCCGCTCAAGCCGCTCTATCTGCCCCTTCACCTCTTGTCCCACAAGGCGAAATCGAAGAATGCTCCTATACGTCTCAAGCGCCTTTGCAAGGTCCCCTGATTGCTCATAAGACTCCGCGAGGCGCCTCGCGGCGAGCAGGTTGTCCCTGTCCTGTGAGAGCACGGGTTCGAGCAGGTCCCTTGCCGCTTTGGGTTGGCCAAGTTCGTTCAGAATGTGTGCTAGCGCCACCTTCACGGACGAGAGTTCTGGAAAGCGCTCGGATGCCTCGCGCAGGACTTCTTCTGCGCTTTTGAGGTCCTCTGCCATCTCATGCAGCCTGGCAAGCGACAGGTAATACTGGAGCCGCTTCTCCTTGCCGAGTCGCTTTCGGTATCTTTGAATATCCCTCTGAATCGCTCGCTTCTTGACGGCCAACACCAATCACCTCATTCGATAACTTCCCAACTCGCGAAGATACTGCCAAATCGCCTCTTGACTGTCAATTCGCATTCAGGACGAGCCCGTTTACGCAATCTCCCCGACCTGTGCTAAACTCCCCCCAAGATGCAGAACGACAGCAAGGTTGAGACATTCTGCCAACTTGGATTCGTCGCGGCCCTCTCGTTTATGCTGCTGGTCTCGCCGCTCGCGAGGGTCCAGAATGACCCGCTAGGCCTAATCAAGTGGTTCGTAACCTGCCTGGGTGCATTCGCCATGCTCGCCTTCCTGGTCTCGGCGTGGGCCTTCGCGGGACGCATCCGCATCTACTCCTCCCCGTTCCTGCTCCCCATTCTACTTATGGTCTGCCTCTCGGCAATCTCGCTCGTCTGGACTGCGCCTCGTTTCCAGAGCGCCATCAGGATGCGCCGCATCCTGCTCTCCTGGGCTCCTTTCTTCCTCTGCTTGCTTGCCCCAATCTCACAACGGATGAGGCGCATTGTGGCACTATCTCTCGTGCTGGGCGTCTCGATCTGCTCAACAATCGGCGTCAGTCAATACTCCGGCCTCTTTCACACATCGTGGACCAAACTGCCCTGGGAGCACGAGCTGGGCAGGCGCGTCTTCTCAACTATGTGGAATCCCAACTTCCTCGCCGGCCTTCTGATACTCACCCTGCCACTCATTTTGGCGATCGCCAGAACGTCAACGAGGCGATTGTGTAGGATCGCGCTCATCGCGCTTTACTACCTCAACTTCTTGTGCCTGCTTTTCACGAACTCATGGGGTGGCTGGGCCGGCTACGTCGCCTCGCTGATATTCCTCTTCGTCGCTGGAAGGAGGGCCAATCGGCGCTCGCCGGAGAAGCCCGTGCCTAAAGGCCGTCTCAATGAGAGCGACGCAGGGCTGGCGCCAAGCAGGGGTTGGGCGTATGCGAGGCTCGTCCTCATCGTGCTGTGCGTCGCGACCGCGGCTACCTTCTTCGCATCAAAGGGAAAGACCGTAGCCGGAACGACAGTCGGCGCCTCCGAGCGGGCCAAGATGTGGAACAGCACAATGATGCTCATCAAACGCCACCCAGCAGGCCTCGGCGTCGGCAACTTCGCCGTCTTCGAGAACAAGTTCGAGCACGAGTTCATAGAACCCACTCAGGCGACGCCCTCGGCCTATTACAAGGACAGGGACAGCTTGCTGCACAACTCGCTTTATTGCCATAACGAGTTCCTTGAGACGGCCCTTGAAACCGGCATTTTCGGCCTGGTCTTGCTCTTCTGGCTAATGCTAACCGTCGGCCGCCTGCCGTTCGCAAGGGGCAAGG
This genomic interval from bacterium contains the following:
- a CDS encoding response regulator — its product is MHRAKRILIIDDEEAVRTVLAKFMSREGFEHDCASSGDEAIWLLETNEYDFVITDLVMPGAHGLELLERIKSMNSEVPVAIMTGFGTSDRTIEALRGGAVDFIEKPLDFDRISQLLSKVFKRRRREAGYAEALAMLASGTFVLPNDAIILESAARIATKRLEGTRFHDGVYLALIECLTNAMEHGNLEIGQEEKIDAISAGALDELKRSRLADPVLGNREVFLTMKATDDSLRFTVRDEGKGFDYRNLPDPTEAENLFNASGRGVLLVQCYMDEVSWNHAGNEITILKSLNKLHST
- a CDS encoding DUF1343 domain-containing protein — translated: MESLVAQPTLLLHKRVGLVCNQASVTGELVHCIDALRESGCDLRLVFAPEHGIHGDVQAQDQVNESHQTHASRKVRSLYGPHLSPDAQSLDAIDALVFDLQDVGARYYTYVWTMLLSMRACAKARIAMIVLDRPNPIGGVALEGNLLDPRFASFVGMHAIPARHGMTVAELAMLFNSQLDIGCDLRPIKMQGWQRDMFFDQTGLPWVLPSPNMPTLDTAIVYPGMCLLEGTNISEGRGTTKPFELFGATFIDASALLQRLDAMSLTGVRFRACSFRPTFDKFAGQLCHGAQIHVLNRHTFKPYLTGLAVIATIRELSPTAFAWRKPPYEFETRRLPFDMLTGTDSIRLAIEAGAAPQEIEAGWQAELDGFRQVRREFLLY
- the lepA gene encoding translation elongation factor 4, with the translated sequence MVEPQPKRSCLPAAGAYERDRIRNFSIIAHIDHGKSTLSDRFIELTGALPAREMAAQVLDSMDLERERGITIKAQTVRLNYKSCSGLDYVFNLIDTPGHVDFTYEVSRSLAACDGAILVVDAAQGVEAQTVANLYLALENDLQIIPVINKIDLPSADVEETRRQIADVLGLEPGLCVPVSAKTGEGVEALFEAIIKHIPPPKGELEAPFRALVFDSFYEQYHGVVAIIRVVDGAVSVGQRISFMSTGNTFEVQQLGWFSPKATTAETLRAGDVGFVLANIKEVGDSVLGDTITLAARPASKPLPGYVPVKQVVFSGLFPLSTQQFENLQVALEKLSLNDPAFSYEPESSTALGLGFRCGFLGTLHMEIVRERLEREFGLQLLSTAPNVVYEAVLGDGTSILVDSPNAMPPTQKIDHINEPFVRCTIIVPDEFIGGILKLLTDRRGTQKSMEYVGAGKVMLVYELPFNETLFDFYDKLKSVSKGYASYDYEHISRRASDIVKVDILINALPVDALSFMTHKRNSYRRGVELVRRIRKQIPRQLFEVVIQAAIGSKIISRERVAPLRKNVTAKCYGGDITRKRKLLEKQKEGKRKMKQLGSVAIPQEAFMEILKVD
- a CDS encoding ROK family protein produces the protein MRVLGIDVGGTNVRGVAADDRGEVLSFIEGKTPRDSVDSLVSAIVEMARKLRSDAAAPVEAAGVGFPGLIDFEHGVVCYSPNLPMFRDVALAGILRERLGLSVFLANDVNVAAIGEKWLGAGRELEDFALLTLGTGLGSGLIVGGLPFWGGTGFAAEMGHLVVQPDGAPCACGDRGCLEAYCSAGGLLARALSFKASGDKSIMWDMTDDGEGLTPQLIDLAASRGDAVAIRLLSDAARYLGIAIAALADLVGIRTVLLGGRMVNMRFDISSAAQDEANRRSICARAGRISVGRSALGDKAGSMGAARYAMDCLNG
- the rfaE2 gene encoding D-glycero-beta-D-manno-heptose 1-phosphate adenylyltransferase, which translates into the protein MGGTCAKIKTFEQMLPQVARLRRKGRTVVFTNGCFDLLHNGHVRYLAAARALGDVLVVGVNSDDSVRRIKGAGRPVVRENERVELLAGFWFVDYVFVFDDDDPLRVISSLLPDILVKGADWRLEQIVGRDVVEAHGGRVERIELVDDVSSSRIIELAKSLEA
- a CDS encoding tetratricopeptide repeat protein, which codes for MLAVKKRAIQRDIQRYRKRLGKEKRLQYYLSLARLHEMAEDLKSAEEVLREASERFPELSSVKVALAHILNELGQPKAARDLLEPVLSQDRDNLLAARRLAESYEQSGDLAKALETYRSILRFRLVGQEVKGQIERLERLVSTGKKKEAPRGDSSFVGLPTISLARLYMDQGHFPEAIRIVDRILSVDPSCEECREIRALAQSSLEKTEAGKAETFFPAEQKAQREAQEKAEREAKERAERESKEREEQQAREKIERLAREKAEREAKERAERESKEREEQQAREKIERLAREKAEREARKKAEREAAMASAVARDLAILGRLREWLDANSG
- a CDS encoding tetratricopeptide repeat protein, which encodes MQNDSKVETFCQLGFVAALSFMLLVSPLARVQNDPLGLIKWFVTCLGAFAMLAFLVSAWAFAGRIRIYSSPFLLPILLMVCLSAISLVWTAPRFQSAIRMRRILLSWAPFFLCLLAPISQRMRRIVALSLVLGVSICSTIGVSQYSGLFHTSWTKLPWEHELGRRVFSTMWNPNFLAGLLILTLPLILAIARTSTRRLCRIALIALYYLNFLCLLFTNSWGGWAGYVASLIFLFVAGRRANRRSPEKPVPKGRLNESDAGLAPSRGWAYARLVLIVLCVATAATFFASKGKTVAGTTVGASERAKMWNSTMMLIKRHPAGLGVGNFAVFENKFEHEFIEPTQATPSAYYKDRDSLLHNSLYCHNEFLETALETGIFGLVLLFWLMLTVGRLPFARGKARAKTQNRHESRLVDGGPMIYAVAAGATAVFVQSIVSYPFRVPTTVTFIAVLLGLFAPRSKWLDLEFRAPRALKFIVLGAAVIGATLACLHCYRPLEAEAHYVKGMEYLLSKRDYAAASAEYRQAIALGLPRYDIYFRLGEAQLKMGQNERALETYRRALEVQPYHEYSYFGIAEALRGLGRTDDAITNYQKAIEYEPRFLDAYLELARLYRSRGEPKKAVETLDSGLKHFPKAREMMLDGAIASIELGNITRAERNLKDLLAGNPNDAVVLYNLGILQHAQDNNAADTPSALAARMIDSQSAKWLLTVAKMGAIFVQKGKFAAARREFEAILNRFPDYPPAISNIGTAYFLAGDATRAEAFLLRAVQLAPNHASYRAAL